The Synchiropus splendidus isolate RoL2022-P1 chromosome 1, RoL_Sspl_1.0, whole genome shotgun sequence genome includes a window with the following:
- the lto1 gene encoding protein LTO1 homolog, whose translation MFGEENDLFDNILLADERFRGQGFQEGYEIGHCRGLKNGYKHGTSHGAKLSTEISFYYGFAFTWKCLLQDSPDPKSRKRLKTLEALLALIQNVALDDPQSEKLQEDMEKLRSKFRQVCSLLNVPADFKDYVLTPESKSF comes from the exons ATGTTTGGCGAAGAAAACGACCTATTTGATAATATTTTGCTGGCAGATGAAAG GTTTCGTGGTCAGGGCTTCCAGGAGGGCTATGAGATCGGTCACTGCCGAGGCCTGAAGAATGGCTACAAGCATGGAACATCCCATGGGGCCAAGCTGTCCACTGAG ATTTCCTTCTACTATGGCTTTGCTTTCACGTGGAAGTGTCTCCTTCAGGACAGTCCAGATCCAAAGTCCAG GAAGCGCTTGAAAACACTGGAAGCCCTCTTGGCTTTGATCCAGAACGTAGCACTGGACGACCCACAGTCGGAGAAACTCCAGGAAGACATGGAGAAGCTGAGGTCCAAGTTCAGGCAG GTGTGTTCGCTGCTCAACGTGCCTGCCGACTTCAAGGACTACGTCCTGACCCCTgagtccaagtctttctga